The following coding sequences are from one Streptomyces sp. NBC_01232 window:
- a CDS encoding toxin-antitoxin system HicB family antitoxin: MDLSPYVASLRNELAVAAEAGGEEARALAERITAPLESAARLTLLNALSDAMGEVTRELAPGSVDVRLRGLDPEFVVTAPPKEEPFVVQGYEEAHALPAVPVVPEGEDGTTARINLRLPGHIKARAEQAAAREGLSLNAWLVRAVSGALEPGGGRQSDAAAPQRGSSRKSFTGWVS; encoded by the coding sequence ATGGACCTCTCGCCCTATGTCGCCAGTCTTCGTAACGAGCTCGCGGTTGCCGCCGAAGCCGGTGGTGAAGAAGCTCGCGCTCTCGCCGAGCGCATCACCGCGCCGCTGGAGTCGGCAGCCAGACTCACCCTGTTGAACGCCCTGTCCGACGCCATGGGTGAGGTCACCCGGGAGCTCGCTCCGGGGTCGGTCGACGTGCGGTTGCGGGGGCTCGATCCGGAGTTCGTCGTGACCGCGCCGCCGAAGGAGGAGCCCTTCGTCGTGCAGGGATACGAGGAGGCGCACGCGCTGCCCGCAGTTCCGGTCGTGCCGGAGGGGGAGGACGGCACCACCGCGCGTATCAACCTCCGACTCCCCGGCCACATCAAGGCGCGCGCGGAGCAGGCGGCCGCGCGGGAAGGGCTTTCGCTCAACGCCTGGCTCGTCAGGGCCGTTTCGGGTGCTCTCGAGCCCGGCGGTGGGCGTCAGAGCGACGCGGCGGCGCCCCAGCGGGGCAGCAGCAGGAAGAGCTTCACCGGCTGGGTGAGCTAG
- a CDS encoding DUF4097 family beta strand repeat-containing protein: MPSYETDGPITAIIHVEVGVARISATDRTDTVVEIHPRTAGDKDDIRAAEETKVDLNDGTLSIRTPKARGLFSARGAVTVDVALPQGSRLVGTLEMGDLSCKGTLGECEVRTSAGDIRLDQAGAVRLKTQHGDVQLDTAAGDADITTGSGDVRVRMVGGTAEIKNSNGNTWLEDVVGDLRLRVANGSITVGRAQGSVSSKSSNGDVRIEEVARGTVALQTKAGDLEVGIRQGTAAWLDIHSQAGVVHSALGSAEGPAEGAETVKVHARTSLGDITIQRAPGA; the protein is encoded by the coding sequence ATGCCTTCTTACGAGACCGACGGACCCATCACCGCGATCATCCACGTCGAGGTCGGAGTCGCCCGGATCAGTGCGACGGACCGCACCGACACGGTGGTCGAGATCCACCCGCGCACCGCCGGGGACAAGGACGACATCCGCGCCGCCGAGGAGACCAAGGTCGACCTCAACGACGGCACCCTGTCGATCCGTACCCCGAAGGCGCGTGGGCTGTTCTCCGCCCGGGGCGCGGTCACGGTCGACGTCGCGCTGCCCCAGGGCTCGCGGCTCGTCGGCACGCTGGAGATGGGTGACCTCAGCTGCAAGGGGACGCTGGGCGAGTGCGAGGTCCGCACCAGCGCCGGGGACATCCGGCTGGACCAGGCCGGCGCGGTGCGGCTGAAGACGCAGCACGGGGACGTCCAGCTCGACACGGCGGCAGGCGATGCCGACATCACCACCGGGTCGGGCGATGTCCGGGTCCGCATGGTCGGCGGCACCGCCGAGATCAAGAACTCCAACGGCAACACCTGGCTCGAGGACGTGGTGGGCGATCTGCGACTGAGGGTCGCCAACGGCAGCATCACGGTCGGCCGGGCACAGGGGTCCGTGTCGTCGAAGAGCTCGAACGGCGATGTGCGCATCGAGGAAGTGGCGCGGGGCACTGTCGCGCTCCAGACCAAGGCCGGCGACCTCGAAGTCGGGATTCGCCAGGGCACTGCCGCCTGGCTCGACATCCACTCCCAGGCCGGGGTGGTCCACAGTGCCCTCGGATCCGCCGAGGGTCCGGCGGAGGGCGCGGAGACCGTCAAGGTGCACGCGAGGACCAGCCTCGGCGACATCACCATCCAGCGCGCGCCCGGCGCCTGA
- a CDS encoding ATP-binding cassette domain-containing protein has translation MSAATGQMTPPKGISAVGLRKSYGEKVVLDGIDLHVQAGTIFALLGPNGAGKTTTVQILSTLIAADGGEATVVGHSLERSADDIRARIGVTGQFAAVDGLLTAEENMLLMADLHHLDRAEGRRRTAELLRQFELTDVAGKMASTFSGGMRRKLDLAMTLVGNPSLIFLDEPTTGLDPRSRRTMWHLIQQLTAQGVTIFLTTQYLEEADQLADRIAVLDKGKIVAEGTADELKRRVPGGHIRLRFSDPLSMDAASRRLGLDEGARDEEKLTLQIPSDGSIPALRSVLDLLEGAGVAADALTVHTPDLDDVFLALTGDGSRHHATTVPDSADTVQEARR, from the coding sequence ATGAGTGCCGCGACCGGACAGATGACCCCACCCAAGGGGATCAGCGCAGTCGGCCTGCGCAAGTCGTACGGCGAGAAGGTCGTACTCGACGGGATTGACCTGCATGTGCAGGCGGGCACGATCTTCGCGCTGCTCGGTCCCAACGGAGCGGGGAAGACCACCACGGTCCAGATCCTCTCCACCCTCATCGCCGCCGACGGTGGCGAGGCGACGGTGGTGGGGCACTCGCTGGAGCGGAGCGCGGACGACATTCGTGCCCGGATCGGTGTCACCGGCCAGTTCGCGGCGGTGGACGGCCTGCTGACCGCCGAGGAGAACATGCTTCTCATGGCGGACCTGCACCACCTCGACCGTGCGGAGGGCAGGCGCCGCACCGCGGAGTTACTCCGGCAGTTCGAACTCACCGACGTGGCGGGCAAGATGGCCTCGACCTTCTCCGGCGGTATGCGCCGCAAGCTCGACCTGGCGATGACCCTCGTCGGCAACCCGAGCCTGATCTTCCTCGACGAGCCGACCACCGGCCTCGACCCGCGCAGCCGCCGCACCATGTGGCACCTGATCCAGCAGCTCACCGCCCAGGGCGTGACGATCTTCCTCACCACGCAATACCTGGAGGAGGCCGATCAGCTCGCCGACCGGATCGCCGTCCTCGACAAGGGCAAGATCGTCGCCGAGGGCACCGCGGACGAGCTCAAGCGCCGTGTACCCGGCGGGCACATCCGCCTCCGCTTCTCCGACCCGCTCAGCATGGACGCCGCCTCCCGCCGCCTCGGCCTCGACGAGGGCGCCCGCGACGAGGAGAAGCTCACCCTGCAGATCCCGAGCGACGGCAGCATCCCCGCGCTGCGCTCCGTACTCGACCTGCTGGAGGGCGCCGGTGTCGCGGCCGATGCGCTGACCGTCCACACACCCGACCTGGACGACGTCTTCCTCGCCCTCACCGGTGACGGATCGCGCCACCACGCGACCACCGTTCCCGACTCCGCCGACACGGTGCAGGAGGCCCGCCGATGA
- a CDS encoding ABC transporter permease: protein MSTTYAMRDSMTMLRRNLKHAQRYPSMTISIVAMPILMLLLFVYVFGGALGAGIELPGGGTGDRGDYTNFVAPGILLMAATAGAVSTAVSVCTDMTEGIINRFRTMSIARSSVLTGHVVGNVIQTMISLVLVIGVALLVGFRPDATVVEWSAAIGILALLSFGLSWLSAAIGLGSSSIEAASNAPMPLTFLPFLGSAIVPPESMPVGLRWFAEYQPFTPMTDTLRGLLMGTEIGNSAWLALGWGIVLSALGYLWARSAFNREARR from the coding sequence ATGAGCACCACGTACGCGATGCGCGACTCGATGACGATGCTGCGCCGCAACCTCAAGCACGCGCAGCGCTACCCCTCGATGACGATATCGATCGTCGCGATGCCCATCCTGATGCTGCTGCTGTTCGTGTACGTCTTCGGCGGCGCGCTCGGAGCCGGCATCGAACTGCCGGGCGGCGGTACGGGAGACCGCGGCGATTACACCAACTTCGTGGCCCCCGGCATCCTCCTGATGGCGGCCACCGCCGGCGCGGTCTCCACCGCGGTCTCGGTGTGCACGGACATGACCGAAGGCATCATCAACCGCTTCCGGACCATGTCGATCGCGCGCTCCTCCGTGCTGACCGGGCATGTGGTGGGCAACGTCATCCAGACCATGATCAGCCTGGTCCTGGTCATCGGTGTCGCGCTTCTGGTGGGCTTCCGGCCCGATGCCACGGTCGTCGAGTGGTCCGCCGCCATCGGCATCCTGGCCCTGCTCTCCTTCGGCCTCAGCTGGCTGTCCGCGGCGATAGGCCTGGGCTCCAGCAGTATCGAGGCGGCGAGCAACGCGCCCATGCCGCTGACCTTCCTGCCCTTCCTCGGCAGCGCGATCGTCCCGCCGGAGTCCATGCCGGTCGGCCTGCGCTGGTTCGCCGAGTACCAGCCCTTCACCCCGATGACCGATACCCTCCGCGGCCTGCTCATGGGCACGGAGATCGGCAACAGTGCATGGCTCGCGCTCGGTTGGGGCATCGTCCTCAGCGCCCTCGGCTATCTGTGGGCCCGCTCGGCCTTCAACCGGGAGGCGCGTCGCTGA
- a CDS encoding helix-turn-helix transcriptional regulator, translating to MLKALGLDVHAETVYRGMLADPSGGVEELGRRLGMAESQVREALDRLVDLGLLAASRDTSGGLRAVSPQAGLEQLLRRQEEELVRRQHELALSKAAAARAVAEYADLRPNTETDGAERLVGLDAIQSRLEVLTRDLGRECLAIMPGGAQSQASLDASRPLDEEALARGVGMRVIYQDSVRNDPATFAYAQWTTERGGEVRTSPVLPPRLLIFDRATAVVPIDPANSRLGALCTTSPGIVASLVSLFHQTWDTAVPLGAARRTTTQEGITGGERELLKLLASGMTDEAAGKRLGVSLRTVRRQMSALMERLDAASRFEAGLKAAQRGWL from the coding sequence ATGCTGAAAGCGTTGGGGCTGGACGTACATGCAGAAACCGTCTATCGAGGGATGCTCGCGGATCCCTCCGGCGGCGTGGAGGAGCTCGGGCGGCGGCTCGGAATGGCCGAGTCCCAGGTCAGGGAGGCACTGGACCGGCTGGTGGACCTCGGTCTGCTCGCGGCGTCCCGGGATACGTCCGGCGGGCTGCGCGCCGTCAGTCCCCAGGCGGGTCTGGAACAGCTGCTGCGCCGCCAGGAGGAAGAACTCGTCAGGCGCCAGCACGAACTGGCCCTGAGCAAGGCGGCCGCGGCCCGCGCCGTCGCCGAGTACGCGGACCTGCGCCCCAACACCGAGACCGACGGTGCGGAGCGTCTCGTCGGTCTCGATGCCATCCAGTCCCGCTTGGAGGTGCTCACTCGGGACCTGGGCCGGGAGTGCCTGGCGATCATGCCGGGCGGCGCCCAGTCGCAGGCGAGCCTCGACGCCTCGCGACCGCTGGACGAGGAGGCACTCGCGCGCGGGGTCGGCATGCGCGTCATCTATCAGGACAGCGTCAGGAACGACCCGGCGACCTTCGCCTACGCGCAGTGGACCACCGAGCGGGGCGGAGAGGTCCGCACCAGCCCCGTACTGCCACCGCGGCTGCTGATCTTCGACCGGGCCACAGCCGTCGTCCCGATCGACCCGGCCAACTCCCGTCTCGGAGCGCTGTGCACCACGTCTCCCGGGATCGTGGCCTCCCTCGTCAGCCTGTTCCACCAGACCTGGGACACCGCCGTACCCCTCGGCGCGGCCCGCAGGACGACCACGCAGGAGGGCATCACCGGCGGGGAGCGGGAACTCCTCAAGCTCCTCGCCTCCGGCATGACCGACGAAGCCGCAGGCAAACGGCTCGGAGTCTCCCTGCGGACCGTACGGCGTCAGATGTCCGCCCTCATGGAACGACTCGACGCGGCCAGCCGCTTCGAAGCCGGCCTCAAGGCGGCCCAACGCGGCTGGCTCTGA
- a CDS encoding sensor domain-containing protein translates to MAKLPAQKALGWKPDGPLSSQDLSDGRKITLNECAAVAGATLWQQQGYRSSAGSPAGQQLFAFPDAEAAQSAYRRLVADMNNCQTVSRQVQKREGVRQDAVVTTTATTGDGTAWARHWTGVGGLSAPDTQTNHLYVVHQGDHLTLFQFDELAERPAPPHDTGTDAAVLGALAELGAKS, encoded by the coding sequence GTGGCGAAGCTGCCCGCGCAGAAGGCGCTCGGGTGGAAGCCGGACGGCCCCCTGTCCAGCCAGGACCTGAGCGACGGCCGGAAGATCACGCTCAACGAGTGCGCAGCCGTCGCCGGTGCCACCCTCTGGCAGCAGCAGGGATACCGCAGTTCGGCCGGGAGCCCGGCCGGCCAGCAGCTGTTCGCCTTCCCGGACGCCGAGGCCGCGCAGAGCGCGTACCGGCGACTGGTCGCCGACATGAACAACTGCCAGACCGTCTCCCGGCAGGTTCAGAAGCGTGAGGGCGTACGGCAGGACGCCGTCGTGACCACCACCGCGACGACCGGAGACGGCACCGCCTGGGCGCGCCACTGGACGGGCGTCGGCGGGCTGTCGGCCCCGGACACACAGACCAACCACCTCTACGTCGTCCACCAGGGCGACCATCTCACGCTCTTCCAGTTCGACGAGTTGGCCGAGCGCCCGGCGCCGCCGCACGACACCGGCACCGACGCCGCCGTGCTCGGCGCGCTGGCCGAACTCGGCGCCAAGAGCTGA
- a CDS encoding MAB_1171c family putative transporter: MEKALMRPLFEWLMPLLAWSVVIWRTPSAFGSRANRALWATFVSGAVGLTTRPPWIAHALETVTGIGDVTLLIKHLAIVMAASFLLDYVHAIQERPHHKRASRLKLVFVIAAMTTLTALFVFWLPHDYTGADGLDAHYGHPGVQVYLAVIYTVYGVASAQAALLFWTNRRNVPPGPLRAGVTCLAAATANGLLYTVYRIYFVLREGDSTTLDADGKPVPLTDPVSELLPAVSVVLLVLGVSIPPTRTLLHYVRDQYALWRLHPLWADLVTAVPHVVLGTPTSRLRDLFTPGDRTIDVAHRAFAIRDAALALRDDTPTAVPASPAPDGGAEEDPAGTEARWLRLAVQQRARGLPAPSLPATLDRSVGGRTPREEIAWLLKVAAAYRPVENPGQPGRANRRCGRRDRAAAPEPVPAIWW, from the coding sequence ATGGAGAAAGCGCTGATGCGCCCGCTGTTCGAATGGCTGATGCCGCTCCTGGCGTGGAGCGTGGTGATCTGGCGAACGCCGTCCGCATTCGGGTCGCGTGCGAACCGTGCTCTGTGGGCCACGTTCGTGTCGGGCGCGGTCGGTCTCACCACCCGTCCCCCCTGGATCGCGCACGCCCTGGAAACGGTCACCGGCATCGGCGATGTGACATTGCTGATCAAGCACCTCGCCATCGTGATGGCGGCGTCCTTCCTGCTCGACTACGTCCACGCCATCCAGGAACGGCCCCACCACAAGCGCGCCTCGCGCCTGAAGCTCGTCTTCGTCATCGCCGCGATGACCACCCTGACCGCGCTCTTCGTCTTCTGGCTCCCGCACGACTACACCGGCGCGGACGGCCTCGACGCCCACTACGGCCACCCCGGCGTCCAGGTCTACCTCGCCGTCATCTACACCGTGTACGGGGTTGCCAGTGCACAGGCGGCCCTCCTGTTCTGGACGAACCGCCGCAACGTGCCCCCGGGACCGCTACGAGCCGGAGTCACCTGCCTCGCCGCGGCCACGGCCAACGGGCTCCTCTACACCGTGTACCGGATCTACTTCGTCCTGCGGGAGGGCGACTCCACGACGCTCGACGCCGACGGAAAGCCCGTGCCCCTCACGGATCCCGTCTCCGAACTGCTTCCCGCCGTGTCCGTGGTCCTGCTGGTCCTGGGCGTATCCATACCGCCGACCCGCACGCTGCTGCACTACGTCCGCGACCAGTACGCCCTGTGGCGCCTCCACCCCCTGTGGGCGGACCTGGTGACGGCAGTACCGCACGTGGTCCTGGGCACCCCCACCAGCCGTCTGCGCGACCTGTTCACTCCCGGGGACCGGACCATCGACGTCGCGCACCGCGCCTTCGCCATCCGCGACGCCGCTCTCGCCCTGCGCGACGACACTCCCACCGCGGTCCCCGCTTCCCCCGCGCCGGACGGCGGCGCGGAGGAGGACCCGGCCGGCACCGAAGCCCGCTGGCTCCGCCTCGCGGTACAACAGCGGGCCAGGGGCCTCCCGGCGCCCTCTCTCCCCGCCACGCTCGACCGTTCCGTCGGCGGCCGCACCCCGCGCGAGGAGATCGCGTGGCTCCTCAAGGTCGCGGCCGCCTACCGACCCGTGGAAAACCCCGGGCAGCCCGGCCGCGCCAACCGTCGGTGCGGTAGGCGCGACCGGGCTGCTGCTCCGGAGCCGGTCCCTGCTATTTGGTGGTGA
- a CDS encoding MbtH family protein has protein sequence MSSNPFDDADGRFYVVVNDEEQHSLWPSFAEIPAGWRIVFGEESRRQCLEYVEAHWTDLRPKSLREAMASDSVAVGTA, from the coding sequence ATGAGCAGCAACCCGTTCGACGACGCCGACGGCCGGTTCTACGTCGTGGTGAACGACGAGGAGCAGCACTCGCTGTGGCCGTCGTTCGCCGAGATTCCCGCCGGCTGGCGCATCGTGTTCGGCGAGGAGAGCCGCCGGCAGTGCCTGGAATACGTCGAGGCGCACTGGACCGACCTGCGGCCGAAGAGCCTGCGCGAGGCGATGGCCTCCGACTCGGTTGCCGTCGGCACCGCGTGA
- a CDS encoding MMPL family transporter, with protein sequence MATFLYKVGRLAFRRRGLVSLLWLAVLVGVGFAASAAPPPPTDTFSMPGTESQKAFDLLKEKFPAMSVDGATARVVVRAPVGAKLSDPAEKAKVESLVGALAKAPDVVSASDPFKTNALSQDATTAYAVATYKVSALKVTDEAHKGLDEALEDARTTGLVVEAGGDAVKVDGAPGGGAEGIGILVSAIVLVLTFGSMIAAGMPLLTAIMGVAIGGAAITALGSTLGLSSTTSTLALMIGLAVGIDYALFIVSRYRSELAEGRERQDAAGRAVGTAGSAVVFAGLTVIIALAGLSVVNIPMLTKMGLAAAGTVAVSVLIAVTLVPALLGFAPIKVMPRRERKKYYGKPLTERQQRKADKRAARQKPNLGTRWATFVVRRPLAVLLLGVVGLGVVAVPAAGLQLGLPGEGTMAADTTQRKAYDMLSESFGAGFNGPLMVTVQAKDAVTAAGNVGKELGRVEGVAAVTPATPNDKGDTAVLTLIPTTGPAEHETEELVGRIRGIASGLGAENGAEVLVTGQTALFIDFSRTLDDAMLPYLGLVVGLAFVLLVLVFRSLLVPLKAALGFLLSVSAALGAVVAVFQWGWLADLFGIDQPGPIMSTLPIFMIGVVFGLAMDYEVFLVTRMREAYVHGAQPGEAVVTGFRYGGRVVGAAAIIMVSVFSGFIMEVNVFVKMVGFSLAIAVLFDAFIVRMALVPALFALLGRSAWWLPRWLDRILPNMDVEGEKLGRTTATPVLPAQQRREQEANLPG encoded by the coding sequence ATGGCCACCTTCCTCTACAAAGTGGGCCGTCTCGCCTTCCGGCGACGGGGCCTGGTGTCACTGCTGTGGCTCGCCGTCCTCGTCGGGGTCGGGTTCGCCGCCTCCGCCGCTCCGCCTCCGCCCACCGACACGTTCTCGATGCCGGGTACGGAGTCACAGAAGGCTTTCGACCTGCTCAAGGAGAAGTTCCCGGCCATGAGCGTGGACGGCGCGACCGCCCGCGTGGTCGTCCGGGCACCGGTCGGCGCGAAGCTCTCCGACCCGGCCGAGAAGGCCAAGGTCGAGAGCCTCGTCGGTGCGCTCGCCAAGGCGCCTGACGTCGTCTCCGCCTCCGACCCCTTCAAGACCAATGCCCTCAGCCAGGACGCCACCACGGCGTACGCCGTGGCCACGTACAAGGTCTCCGCCCTCAAGGTGACCGACGAGGCGCACAAGGGCCTCGACGAGGCACTCGAGGACGCCCGCACCACCGGGCTGGTGGTCGAGGCCGGCGGTGACGCCGTCAAGGTGGACGGAGCACCCGGCGGCGGTGCCGAAGGCATCGGCATCCTCGTCTCCGCCATCGTCCTGGTGCTCACCTTCGGCTCGATGATCGCCGCGGGCATGCCCCTGCTGACGGCCATCATGGGCGTCGCCATCGGCGGCGCGGCCATCACCGCACTCGGCAGCACCCTCGGCCTGTCCAGCACGACCTCCACCCTCGCGCTGATGATCGGCCTCGCGGTCGGCATCGACTACGCCCTGTTCATCGTCTCCCGCTACCGCTCCGAACTGGCCGAGGGCCGCGAACGCCAGGACGCCGCGGGACGGGCCGTCGGCACCGCCGGCTCCGCCGTCGTCTTCGCCGGACTCACCGTCATCATCGCCCTCGCCGGCCTCAGCGTCGTGAACATACCGATGCTCACCAAGATGGGCCTCGCCGCCGCCGGCACGGTCGCCGTCTCCGTCCTCATCGCCGTCACCCTCGTCCCGGCCCTCCTCGGCTTCGCGCCGATCAAGGTCATGCCCCGCCGGGAGCGCAAGAAGTACTACGGCAAGCCGCTCACGGAGCGTCAGCAACGCAAGGCCGACAAGCGGGCCGCGCGCCAGAAGCCGAACCTGGGCACCCGCTGGGCGACCTTCGTCGTCCGCCGCCCGCTGGCCGTACTGCTCCTCGGTGTCGTGGGCCTCGGCGTCGTCGCGGTGCCCGCCGCCGGCCTCCAGCTCGGTCTGCCCGGCGAGGGCACCATGGCGGCGGACACCACGCAGCGCAAGGCGTACGACATGCTGTCCGAGTCCTTCGGGGCCGGGTTCAACGGGCCGCTGATGGTCACCGTCCAGGCCAAGGACGCGGTGACCGCGGCCGGCAACGTGGGCAAGGAGCTCGGCAGGGTCGAGGGCGTCGCCGCGGTGACCCCGGCCACGCCCAACGACAAGGGCGACACGGCGGTCCTCACCCTCATCCCGACGACCGGACCCGCAGAGCACGAGACCGAGGAACTGGTCGGGAGGATACGCGGCATCGCGAGCGGCCTGGGCGCCGAGAACGGGGCCGAGGTCCTGGTCACCGGTCAGACCGCGCTGTTCATCGACTTCTCGCGGACCCTTGACGACGCGATGCTGCCGTACCTGGGCCTGGTCGTCGGTCTCGCCTTCGTCCTGCTGGTACTCGTCTTCCGCTCGCTGCTCGTCCCGCTCAAGGCGGCCCTCGGCTTCCTGCTCTCCGTCAGTGCGGCCCTCGGTGCGGTCGTGGCCGTCTTCCAGTGGGGCTGGCTCGCGGACCTCTTCGGCATCGACCAGCCGGGCCCGATCATGAGCACGCTGCCGATCTTCATGATCGGTGTGGTGTTCGGTCTCGCGATGGACTACGAGGTCTTCCTCGTGACCCGGATGCGGGAGGCCTACGTCCACGGCGCGCAGCCGGGCGAAGCCGTGGTCACCGGATTCCGCTACGGCGGCCGGGTGGTCGGCGCCGCCGCGATCATCATGGTCAGCGTCTTCTCCGGCTTCATCATGGAGGTGAACGTCTTCGTCAAGATGGTGGGCTTCAGCCTGGCGATCGCCGTCCTGTTCGACGCCTTCATCGTCCGCATGGCCCTGGTGCCCGCGCTCTTCGCCCTGCTCGGCCGGTCGGCCTGGTGGCTGCCCCGCTGGCTCGACCGGATCCTGCCGAACATGGACGTCGAGGGCGAGAAGCTCGGCCGCACGACCGCCACCCCGGTCCTGCCCGCCCAGCAGCGCCGGGAGCAGGAGGCCAACCTCCCGGGCTGA
- a CDS encoding Lrp/AsnC family transcriptional regulator, with protein sequence MDAIDRDILRELQADGRLSNQELAQRVGLTPSPCMRRVRQLEQDGVIQGYRAVISPEAVDRGFEVLVSVEVRRDREAVEAFEAALQDIPDVIEAYRLFGSPGCLLRIAVADLRAYERLWIEKLTALTGITEVNSQIIMKRIKEPNGLPVGP encoded by the coding sequence ATGGACGCCATCGACAGAGATATCTTGCGCGAGCTCCAGGCAGACGGCCGCCTGAGCAACCAGGAACTCGCCCAGCGCGTGGGACTCACCCCCTCCCCCTGTATGCGCCGGGTGCGGCAGCTGGAGCAGGACGGGGTGATCCAGGGCTACCGCGCGGTGATCTCACCCGAGGCGGTGGACCGCGGGTTCGAGGTGCTCGTATCGGTCGAGGTGCGCCGCGACCGGGAGGCGGTCGAGGCCTTCGAGGCGGCCCTCCAGGACATCCCCGACGTCATCGAGGCCTACCGCCTCTTCGGCAGCCCCGGCTGCCTGCTGCGCATCGCCGTCGCGGACCTGCGCGCGTACGAGCGCCTGTGGATCGAGAAACTGACGGCCCTCACCGGCATCACCGAGGTCAACTCGCAGATCATCATGAAGCGCATCAAGGAACCGAACGGCCTGCCCGTCGGCCCCTGA
- a CDS encoding asparaginase produces the protein MGRIVVISTGGTIASRWQGSGFAAEADGNEVIATAPLPEGITVELVDLFSVNSPRLTTAHQLTLLRTVHEVLADPGVDGIVVTHGTDTLEESAFLLDLHHHDPRSVVFTGSQRPMGTADGDGPGNLYDALLTAASTRGLGVLIAFAGRVHAARGTVKTQAVELDAFADPSKELFGKIGFGKVTILRTPQRPAPLPLPAMPEIPPRVDVVVHHADGDPVLLNAAVEAGARGIVLVGTGAGNATPEIVDAVRAAVARGVLVALSTRVMAGPVTEIYTHGGAVDLVAAGAVPTGTLRAGQARIAVLSALLATDNKVEQARILREALGADGSVLVGA, from the coding sequence ATGGGACGGATCGTCGTCATCAGCACCGGCGGGACGATAGCCAGCCGCTGGCAGGGTTCCGGCTTCGCGGCGGAGGCCGACGGCAACGAGGTGATCGCGACCGCGCCCCTCCCCGAGGGCATCACCGTCGAACTGGTCGACCTGTTCAGCGTGAACAGCCCGCGGCTCACCACCGCGCACCAGCTCACCCTGCTGCGCACCGTGCACGAAGTACTCGCCGACCCCGGCGTCGACGGCATCGTCGTCACGCACGGCACCGACACCCTGGAGGAGTCGGCCTTCCTCCTCGACCTCCACCACCACGACCCGCGCTCCGTGGTCTTCACCGGATCGCAGCGCCCCATGGGAACCGCCGACGGCGACGGCCCGGGGAACCTCTACGACGCCCTGCTCACCGCCGCGAGCACGCGCGGGCTCGGCGTGCTCATCGCCTTCGCCGGACGGGTGCACGCCGCACGCGGCACCGTGAAGACCCAGGCCGTGGAACTGGACGCGTTCGCCGACCCCTCGAAGGAGCTCTTCGGGAAGATCGGCTTCGGCAAGGTCACCATCCTGCGCACGCCGCAGCGCCCGGCGCCGCTCCCGCTGCCTGCCATGCCGGAGATCCCGCCGCGCGTGGACGTGGTGGTGCACCACGCCGACGGCGACCCGGTCCTGCTGAACGCCGCCGTCGAGGCCGGCGCCCGCGGCATCGTCCTCGTCGGGACCGGCGCGGGCAACGCCACCCCGGAGATCGTGGACGCCGTCCGGGCCGCCGTCGCACGCGGAGTGCTGGTCGCCCTGAGCACCCGCGTCATGGCCGGACCGGTCACCGAGATCTACACGCACGGCGGCGCGGTGGACCTCGTCGCCGCCGGAGCCGTCCCGACCGGCACGCTGCGCGCCGGCCAGGCCCGTATCGCTGTCCTTTCCGCGCTGCTCGCCACGGACAACAAGGTGGAGCAGGCCCGCATCCTGCGCGAGGCGCTGGGCGCGGACGGCTCGGTACTCGTCGGGGCATAA